AGCACATAACGTAAAATCACAAAATTTGGAAGGCTAAAACTTCTAAAATAACAGTTTCcggtaaataaaatgtacaccaTCGTTTTAAGTATAAGACAACTTAGTcgttatcaagaaaaaaaaattgaaaatcgtagGGGGTTGGTAAAGTGCATATTTTGTTCCTTAATTTGTCATGACTTCTACAACTATATAGAAATTTGtgctttgaataataatataattggcgCCAAATTTCATGATAAATGATATGGATGATGACGCCACGGACCACAGACAATTACGATATCTGTGTGACTGTGaccacggtttaagatagaTTTTCTATCTAAGCGTGAATCGTGATAATCAGTTTAATATTCTGTATCTGTTATTCTGGTTTAAACTTGATtgcattttatcaatttattatccGGCACTAGCCACTAActactattttgtaatttgtattcacTAGTCAGGACTcaggtttattattattcgttatttagtTAATACACGTTAATGGTCACTCGTTTATTTGTTACACGATTGTTTAGGACGTTTCGATGCACGTTTAGACACTTTATTACTAACGTCTGAttgtatattacaaatttaaatagttcataGTActcagttatattttaaaactatgtcTTAAGTTCATTACTGTTGTTTTCTTTTGTGCATTTTAgtagtatacactataataatatacaatatacacataaaatGGTAACAATTTttccattatattttatcattatttataagttatttaataataatatatatcctcaatttaaattgtcattatattttgttacagtTACCTCTTTCATTACTAAAAACTGCTCAGAATCACCCTATGGTAAGCACATGCATACATAATACAAACCTATTGGGTTAATGTAATTTTCTAACTTCAGActtttgattttaatgtttggtattaatttaatgtaatcaaaaatataaccaactaaaattttcaaaatcattttaaatataacattataacaatactattagtcattgattttataaaaaaattttttttttactattaatatcaaaattttaatattttattcaataatactattaaaatattaaaaatttttttttttgaatagctTGTGTACCTAACACATAATATGAATCATTAGAAAGATGTTTATCTGCCTGAATATGAATTAgttaatgtgtttttaaaataaaaaattttttatagttgGTGGAATTAAAAAATGGTGAAACATACAATGGACATTTAGTAACATGTGATAGTTGGATGAATATCAATTTACGAGAAGTGATCTGCACATCTAAAGTATGTATTGTTCTGaaaaataatactgtaatatttgtacaaaaacaGCAGTCGTGGGGGGGGGGCGAATGTCCATTTACCCAATAAAAGAGGTATATTGCTATGCTCTATTCAAGTTAAGAAACATAGTCGGCAGAAACCTTTTTTCCTTTGTCTGCAGTTAAGCAACACCCGTTTGCCCCCCAACCCAGTCAATTATCTGTATACCTGCCACGTAGTATTGCTACGCCCCTGCGCACAAGTCAGCCGCCGACTATGTTTCTTcatttgaacagagtatagatgTGGCATATCTTCCCCTGCATATTGATACTGGTTATGCTTTGGAAATTTAGTCAATGAGATGAATTAAGAATGATCTGTTAGAGACAGATCTTACATTTGGAAAGTAtccataggtaatattttaaatcatataaaataaccaGCAAATTTTTATGAATCTGAAAGATAGtgatatattagtttttaatattttattagtttaggcatcaataaaaaatatctgtcaatttttatttatttaattatttgaccTTAACCCTAGACACAATTTGGATTTTAGCCCCCTCCAAAATGTAAATCATGGTTAAGCCGGTtaaggtattaaattattttctacattttatgCATAGGTTTTACGTACTGAAAATTGTAAATAgatcaaacataaaaataatgtatgttttcAGGGAATTAATttgttctttaaaaatatatatttttttgatagtacatttatttttatttaagtattaattatattataggtcaTTAATTAATAAGTGTTTGTTAGTAATCAGTCATCacctattacagtattattattaatttacttaattaaaaatattctaaaacttAAATTGACCTCTCAtcttatttggtttatttgtaCTTGTTTCTATTCTAATCTATAGAACTAAGAATTAGAACACTAAttagaattttgaaatattatattattttaaattttatttcaggaTGGAGATAGATTTTGGAGACTTCCGGAATGTTATATTAGAGGTAGTATGATTAAATACTTGAGAATACCTGATGAAATATTTGATATGGTAAAAGAAGATATAGTTGTAAACAAAGCTCGTGGTCGAACAGATAACCAGAAAAATCGTGCTCCTAGAGGAGCTAGGCAAGGTATAGAATATGctgtttaatattacaaataaatgttaaatatttctggttgaaaacatgttattattttattttttaactgttattacttattatattatgttctacttaactgtttttaaactaaaatatattgttattatcaaaataaacattttatttatttaagttagtaatgtttattgttcagaaataattaaatttagtattaattctacttaaaatgttacttaaatattgttttttgttttagggTTCAGTGGAAGAGGAGGTGGTAGTAACAACCGAGGTACTGGACCACAACAACAGAGAGGTGGCCCAAATAAGTTTAGaggaaaataaattgtatatttcataagtcgtatttatagaataaaatatataattacgacatgtgtaaaaaaaattctcatatttttttaaattaattaagaataatttacTTAACCAACAATATTCCATCAAGAAAGCAAAATAAAAAGGCGGGGAAGTATATATTCTGCTGTAttcaagtaggtcactgtaagggatgatgttaaattttgaattcaatgatattaaattattgtatacgaaaaacaattctgagaaTAGACggtttgtttgtttataatattaataagtatatttgatgatattgttgtgaataaagtaatttatataacatatttacatgaaca
Above is a window of Metopolophium dirhodum isolate CAU chromosome 3, ASM1992520v1, whole genome shotgun sequence DNA encoding:
- the LOC132941147 gene encoding U6 snRNA-associated Sm-like protein LSm4 produces the protein MLPLSLLKTAQNHPMLVELKNGETYNGHLVTCDSWMNINLREVICTSKDGDRFWRLPECYIRGSMIKYLRIPDEIFDMVKEDIVVNKARGRTDNQKNRAPRGARQGFSGRGGGSNNRGTGPQQQRGGPNKFRGK